The window TAACTTTTGAGCCTGTCATAAGGTGGCAGACAATAAAGTTGCTTGAAACGTAGCTAGCGTTAGCTAGCAACATTGTCCCTTGTGAACAAGCACGTTGGTTCAGTGAACCTTCTTAGCAAGAGCTGAAATACAAACATTCTCACACAAATATCTACGCAACAGGAGCACCTGCAAACGTCTCAACCTGGCCTTTAGGTGTCAGAGCACATCCAAAGTACAGTCTTTAAAGACGTGGCATGGCAGGAGTCTCTACTAAAATGGTTTTACTGCTGCAGCCAAGCCTTAAGTTGGGTTTCCTGAACCTCAACTCTATGGAAATACCTCCATCAGGGTCCTTTGGATTTCTCTGTCGGCAGATGTTCCCTCCGAGAAGCGACGGCCACCTTTAGAAGTAAAACAGATACGACATTCATTTTAGAGAAGGTTCTCCATGCAAACACTGACCCATTTACCAGCCCAAAGCGCCTGATCCACCAGCAAATGGAAATATCAACAGTCAGCAAGCTGCTCTTCTGAACCCAaactaccgtaatttccagacTACAGAGCAcgcctgattataagccgcataatctaattttagaaagaaaatcaattttgtacttatacaagccacaGGTATCCCAcctagtaatatgaaaaattagatcgacaacattcagtaccggtagatgtttttattaccgtaagagacgagtcactgacgagtgacagacaggtcagaaacaacagccactcttttcacttgtatgtttatacagagaccttagatccaaattttatcacttcaggattttttaacttttcttttaatttaatccgcttagcaacataaacaaatatattctaccagtaaatgctttttttttctaacggtgtctgtaatgcagctaccctgaaatatacgtttgtatcagctacacacaaattacgttgtttatgctttttttactcaaacaatgaacaatctaaaactccccgatggcccacctctaaaatcttctattttcatggcggtggcgattgcttttgccttccgtctgatttgtacagcggaaacaccgcggccgcctgctctctgtgtgttgacccagtcttccagttctcaagctcgggccacctgcgatgtttacgtctaaaagcttttgttgtctttttgctttcgatcagttctttatgccggcgtctccaccttctcgccattgattaccgtaatgccaagattacgcgcggcagctcgatttccttcttcaaccgcctgAGTGATCGCTTtcaacttaaaagtcgcatcatatgcttctcttctagtattttccttgttgatgagggttagtaaaaatgactgattcacaatagttgtgatcgtgcgccacgaaaaaaacataaataagccgcagtgtttaaagtgtaggaaaaaagtagcgtcttatagtccggaaattacggtactcaGGTTTGACAGCCACTGACGAGCTGTTCTGACAGAGTGTAGCCGCGTCACTGAAACCCAGAGCCAGACCCCCACCAAaaacagaagcaggaaaaactgcccttgagcaggaccaggcccataAGAGTGTTCAGAGGCAGCTAAATTGAAGAGATGTTTAGGGTTCCGAACTAATGAtgctgcaggaaaacaggaggcaCTCACCGATGGCATCGATCTCATCCATGAAGATGATGCATGGCTGGTGGTCACGGGCGTAGTTGAACATCTCTCTGATCAGCCGAGCACTCTCGCCGATGTATTTATCCACGATAGAGCTGGACACCACCTGCAACACTTTCAGACTTCAGACTTTCTCAAAAAGTTCTGGGGCAGAAGACAATTGAGCATGGCAGCTTGATATAAACTAAATAATCCATAAAGCCGTACATTCCGCTCCCTGGGACAAGAATGGACCGAGAAAACCTAAAGGGACCAGGATCAGAGGCTTGTAGCACCTCACAGGACAGAAGCAGGTGAAGATAAGGTCACCAAACAGTATAGGCAAGCTCATCTTCCTTTTCAAAAGGTTTTATGGACAAAACCCAACAATTCCTTCATCTGAATCCTATACAGATGCAAATCTAGACAAGCTTTTGTACGTCTGATGACTACAGCCTTTAATCTTTAAcctacagacagcagcagcctttctgctctcatccaagagcctcCTCAAGTTCTGACTGGCAGAAGCCCTGATATTTGTGCACTCTGCTGGTTGACCCACTACTATTGGAGTTGTTGGTGGCCAGTGGTATCAGGACCTCCAACTCCTCAGAACAGGATTCAGCCGTTCAGCTGCACCTAAAGGATGAGGGACACTCGTGAAGACACCAATGGCCCTGCTGGACGGTGTACAAGAGGAGTGAAAGGAGCATCTTTGTTGCCGCTCTACGGTAACAGCTATAAGTACACAACACTAAGGATGCGGGGCAACGCGGGCCAGTCTGTCGAGGACCGTGTTCAGGGGCAGAGGATTCTTCTGAGATCACCTCAGGATTGGTCCATGGCCTCCGCCCAAATGGACTAGCCTCTGACTCCCTCCCCGTGAGCACACTGGCCAATGACAGGAGCCCTTCAGGAACGTTGGGCACATTTATGGACCATTTAGCTCGTTTGTTTTCAagccattttgtgtgtgttcaaagaATAAAGCTCAACCTTACCAGTAGATattctttttggggtttttttaagtTGAAATTGTCATCTCCCGCCCCCAGATTTGCCTAAATGACCACATTGTTTTTGCATTACAACTACACTGAATGAATAAAAAGGCCATATTTGAGCCCACGTCAGCTCACCAAATAATTTATAATTTGCTCATCACTAGAGGCGTTTAAAAGCAATCTAACCGAGGTCCTTCACACATTATCCAACCAGTCCAACAACCCCCCCGAAACATTATGCAGACCCGCTGGTCTTCCAGGGAAGAGCTGCATTCCCCAGCGAGTGCTGCACTGTGTCCCTGGAGCATCCCTGAAGGGCAACGAGTgtaacacttttaaaaaaatcacatagTGTGTCACAAGCTGTAGCAGTAAGGGTCCGAGCAAGGATGCATGAGGAGAAACAGAGTTGAAGTGGTAGCAACATTTCACACCAGGTGATCTGGCTTCAGAAAGGATGCAGTGGGCGAGGGGCCAGAGTCACACTGCTGGATGTGGAAATTGAGGGTAAGATCGACCCAATTAAAGCCAAACCCCATAGTAGCTGCGCATCCCGTGAGCTCTGGAGCACCGCCATTGAAAAGAAGTGGCAACAAGGTCATTCACACGTGTTCAGACAGTCTCCAGCTCTGCTCATTCGCTTACTgtgcacatacgcaaacacacatgcacacaccctccctcctctttctctggccCTTATCACAGAACGGGCTGCTCGGACTAACATaatcaaaaacacaacagcaaacgTACAAGCGGCACATCGACTCGATCAAACTCATTTGTAGCGCACGAAGAGGACTCTGCCAAAGTAAATGATCTCTCATTGCTTTATTTTACCAGCATGTTAATTAAAGGATTACTCCTGAGCATGACTGCAGCATATTGTCCAACTAATAgtgaaattttaaaataagCAGATTACTGTACTAGTATGTTCAACCAAAGAGTGGAGACTAACCTTGAGGAAGTTACAGTCCAGCTGACTGGCCACTGCTCGGGCAAGAAGGGTCTTTCCAGTGCCTGTGAACGACTGGCCCATTACTATCGTTCTTCATTATCACCAACTTGGGAAAGCAGCAGCTCTACTACCTGGGGGCCCATACAGCAAGCAGCCTTTAGGGGGGATGATACCGACTCGCTGGAAGAGTTCGGGGTTGGTCAGCGGCAGTTCAATCACCTGCAACACAACAAACTCAGCTATTGTTGATTCCTATTAGAAATACACTTAAATCTTTCTGATCCACTTTTAACATTTGAAATGTATCCACGCCTACTCCAACCGTGTGGATTTAATTGAAgagtttcaccccccccccccacacacacacacaaggttgaAGCATTGCTGTACCTCTCTGAGCTCACGAATCTGTTCTGATAATCCTCCAATCTCAGAGTAGGAGACGTTGCCAGGGTCCTCATGAGACATATTATATACCAGGGGGTCAACTTCTCTGGGCAGGTACCTGAAAAGAACATTCAATTCTAGTTCTTAATACAGCACGCGTCCCGATTATTTTAAATGCTACTTTTGCTACAGTAAATACTGTATCTTAGGTTTATTATACGATTGTCTGCTTTTAGATGTTGACAGTTAAACGTTCTATTTATAAATCTAAATTTCAAATTCCAACCAACTTATAAGGCTTTCACCCTGAAGTTAGCGCATCAGCGAGGGATGTTGTTCACATCACCAGCAGTAGCAGGTCTGACCCCTACTGAGAGGGGCCTGGTTCTTTATGCCCTCCTCTCAcacgtcttcatcatcatcatcatcatcatcatcgtcgttcCACCTTCACGTGTGCTGCAACACTGAGGGGCCAACAGTGGACAGCATGGACGTCAGAGAGTCCACGGGCAGCCTTCTTGGTACCATTTTGGCCCTTTGCAACATTTCCTAGCTCAGCGCAGACTGAGCAATGTCCAAGTGTCCatttagaggaggaggaaggaactTGGGGCTCATCTGGAGCGATTGTGAGGTAGCTTGTTGAATGTGTGGCTCCAGTGATGAGGCTACTAAGAGAAGGAGTAACTAAGTCTTAAACTCCTgacaacagaggaggacagggaggagccCGGTGGTGCAGCtagctgtgagctggagacgctcaggagGGTTAGCCAGGGCTGAGTGGCCGTACAGTCATGAGCAACGTTGCTCATCGGGCCACTCAGAGCGCCCCAGGCTGCTAATATCAGCATCCAGAACTGGGAGCAGCACAGAAGCTGAAATCTGCTGGCCACTCTCTTCTCTACAgaagctgagcagctgctggatctgctgatCTTGTCCTTGGCTGCCACGATGGACAGAAAGCTACACAAGCTGTAAATAAAGCATCCCTGATGGGTGGGATGTCCTGAGCATGGCCTGCTTCACGTATGCGCTCCCATTAAAGAGCGTGGAGCTCCACTTTTGATTTGGTTGACTGATAAAGGGCCACAATCTCTTCAGAGACCAGattctggacaggaagtccagtGACTAAAGAACAATGAGACGGGCAGGAACGGCAACATCATCGGTTAATTGAGCAGGACAACATGGGACGCCTTTAATGCCACATGGAGGATTTACTGCAGAGCAGGACAGACTTCTGCCTTGTCTTTATGCATTGTCAAATCTACTCTGATGTGTTATTACAAATCCAACTGCACTATAATTATGTAACTAATGTAGAAAATAGTGCTGAATTCCAAATGaaccacagaaaaacacaaagctgAATAAAGAATCATTAATGTAGAACGAGAACTGTGACTATGCCTTAATAATATTGCTCTTTATAATAAGCTTTTCACTGTACCATCATCCAAAACACTAAATGAACCTTCATTTGATGGTTCTGCTTCTTGCTGGTGCTTTAGTCCCTGTACTGAAAGCActtgaacacaaacacagctgggCTCAACACACACAATAATGCGCCTGTCACTTCCTGACTGTGACTGACATGGGTGCAGAGAAGAGTGCTTTAAGAGTGCTGTCCAATGAAGGGGACAAGGAGCTGCCCTCTTACAGTAGCATCGCTACCTGGATGCATCCACTGGTCAGACCAGGAGGTGCATATTCACCCTACCTCATAATGGTGAGTGTGGTCATGTCCAAAGCCACTCTGGTGCCTGGTTTCAGCTGTGACTTGTCCAACTGGGAACAAAGGTAATGCCGATTAGACTTTCAGGAGAACCGCTTGAGGCTGGTGACAACTTATGTTTCTCATTTCCAACAGTCGCAGTTAATCTTGAAACAGAAATACATAtggaattctctctctctctctcacacacacctacctgtCGACGACATCCAACCACATAACGAGGACCATTGGTGGCCTTGACTATGACTGTAAATAAATGAGTGTTAAGCAGAAATACCTTAAGCATGGGACAGAAGGGAcagatatggggggggggggggtgagtttGGGGTAAACATCTAACAGGTAACAAAAATCctcttgtgtttttaaatttcaaatccCTAAAGCAAAGACAGAATCTGCCATATAACTTACACTTCTCCTCAGTCAACTGTTTGAGCACTTCTCCAACAATCTGGAGGGATGAAGAACAAGAAGGCAGTCATGATTTCCCTGAACTGAAGTCCAAAGGCTGCTAAGCAATAGCAGCATAATACTGGTGCTTATTGTGGTCAGGACCGAAATGGTGGTAATTAACAGTAATTATTGACTTGGACAGGTAACATCTTTGATGGACGGAGCTTTTTATCTTACCTGACCAACACTCTGGAGAGCCTTTAGGTCGTTCTCTGACTTCTCATACTGCTTGGTTTGTTCTCTCAGCTGCTCCCTCACTgaaagaacaaacacaacaatgagACTGTTCTGCACCACAATCACTTTAACATCTGTACTTCTCCAATGGTAAAACCTGATAGCCAATCTAGCATGCCCAACAAGTATTAAGAGATATGCACTCGTGTTGTGAGCTGAAAACTAGATGAGCTGCTCATTCCTTAAGGAACAAAGAGTCTCTAGGTTAGTCTTTCCACAACACGGGGGTAAAAACTGGGCACTGACTTTATGTCAACCTGGTTCTTGTGGCCAGGCTATTATTACTGGAATGTGCACTGCTCCAAATAATTACTGGAACTTTGAGAAAAACATCAAATCTGAAAAGAAGCACAATactgacaacaacaacactgatATGGGGACAGTAATGTGTCATGAAAGGATGCTGCCTGATAGGAGGGACAAGAAAATGATCCCACTGCTGACAGCTAAAGGAGAGACAGCTAAGGGCAGCCAGG of the Takifugu flavidus isolate HTHZ2018 chromosome 19, ASM371156v2, whole genome shotgun sequence genome contains:
- the psmc6 gene encoding 26S proteasome regulatory subunit 10B; this encodes MADTREKALQDYRKKLLEHKEVDGRLKELREQLREQTKQYEKSENDLKALQSVGQIVGEVLKQLTEEKFIVKATNGPRYVVGCRRQLDKSQLKPGTRVALDMTTLTIMRYLPREVDPLVYNMSHEDPGNVSYSEIGGLSEQIRELREVIELPLTNPELFQRVGIIPPKGCLLYGPPGTGKTLLARAVASQLDCNFLKVVSSSIVDKYIGESARLIREMFNYARDHQPCIIFMDEIDAIGGRRFSEGTSADREIQRTLMELLNQMDGFDTLHRVKMIMATNRPDTLDPALLRPGRLDRKIHIELPNEQARLDILKIHSSPITKHGEIDYEAIVKLSDGFNGADLRNVCTEAGLFAIRSDREYVTQEDFMKAVRKVADSKKLESKLDYKPV